GAAACCGTCTTAAACTCAGCCGTGGAAGGAACCGGACGATTCCTGACTGAACTATCACAGACAGAGGACTCAGAGACATTTCCCTATTGAAAGGACCACAGCATGATCACCTACGACACACTCGGCATAAAACCATTTATCAACGCGAGTGGGACCATTACCACACTGGGCGGCAGCTTAATGCCAGATGAAGTGCTGGAGGCGATGTGCGAGGCGGGAGGATCATTTGTCGATTTGAACGACCTGCTCGTAAAAGCAGGCGAATATCTGGCAGACCGCATTGGCGTACCTGCGGCCTTTATCTCGTGTGGTGCAGCCAGCGGTGTACAATTGTCCGCAGCCGCGTGTTTGACAGGACCTGACATAGCAAAAGCGCGCCAGTTGCCGCATACACAGGGATGGCAAAACGAATTCGTAATCAGCCTGGTCGATAGCCATACGTACATCCATCAGGGCATTGAAGTCTGCGGCGGCAAACTCGTGCGGGTAGGCAGCGAACAGGCGGTAACCAGTGAAGACCTCATCGGCGGAATCGGCGAAAAAACAGCGGCTGTGGTGCATTTTCTGGGCAAACAAAGCAAAGAACAACTCGCAGAAGTCATCGCAGGCGCCGAAAAAAAAGGCGTGCCCGTCATGGTAGATGCGGCTGCACAGTTGCCTCCCCGCTCAAACTTAACCGAACTCGTCAAAATGGGTGCGAGCCTCGTGACATTCAGCGGTGGCAAGGGATTGTGCGGACCTCAAAATAGCGGTCTGGTCGTGGGAAAAGCGGATTGCGTAGAAGCCGTGCGGATCAATGCCAGTCCCCACTCGGCAATTGGACGCGGCATGAAAGTCGGTAAAGAAGAAATCCTGGGATTAATTGCGGCTATAGATCTGTTTTTAAACCGAAGCGATGATGAAGACCGCCAGCGTTGGCATGGACAAGCTCGCGTTGTTGTAGATACAGTCAAAAATATCGCAAACGCCTATGTGATGACCGAAGGACAGGATGCTGCGCCCGAATTTGCGCCCCGCGCATACATAGACCTGCCAGATGAACAGCGCGATGCCGTAATCCACGCGCTACGAGAAGGCGAACCATCAATTGTCGTACGGCGAAGTGCCAGAGGTATTTTGATCGACCCCATGACCATGCAAATGGGAGAAGAAGCCGTAGTCGCAGAAAAATTGCTGGAGGTATTGACATGATCGACGCGCATTTACATCTCACGCACAACGGCAGATCGGCTGAAGAAACCATCACACATATCGAAGCCATCGGCGCGGAAAAAGCCGTCATGCTACCCATTGAAGATGGCGACGACGAGTTTGGCTGGATGACCGAAGACATAGTAAAGGCACATCGGGATTATCCGGACACCATCATACCCTTCTGCCATGTAGATGTCACGCGGGAAGACGCCGTGACCGAACTGGAAAAACGCGCCGCCAGCGGCATTTTTAAGGGCTATGGCGAACAAAAACAGCACCTGCGACTGGACGATCCGCGACTGGAAAAAGTACTGGCAATCTGCAATGAGTTGAACTGGCCCGTAACATGGCATTTCCAGGAAGGCGCGCGAGGATATAACCAGGGGATTGAACACCTCGAAGTACTACTAAAAAAATTCTCCAATATTAAATTCATCGGCCATGCCCAATCGTGGTGGGCGCATATCAGCGCCGACGTACCCGCCCCCGAAGAGACCCTGTATCCCACGGGCGCGGTCAAACCCGGCGGCTTAATAGATCGGCTATTGGCAGACTATCCCAATATATTTGCCGATTTATCTGCGGGTTCGGGTCTGGGCGGACTGACGCGGGACGAGGACTTTACTGCGGGATTCCTGGCGCGGCATGGCAAAAAATTGATGTTTGCCACAGACTGTCCATGCAGAGATGGCAAAGGTGCAGGCCTCTCCCGCGGCGCGTGTTTCGCGCAATTGAGTCTCCCATTCCTCAAACGCATGCTCGCCCCCAACGCACTGGAAGATATTTTGCACAACAATGCAGTGATGATTTTAAATCTGTGAAGACTATCATACAGGGGCGTGGTTTGAAAAAAGTTTATGTATTGTTGACAATGGACTGCGAGACGGCCAGATCCGACGTGACCTCCCATGCCAGACGAATGTCGGGCAGTGGCCCTGCGGATTATCGGGAGAGTGAACGATCGATCTATTTTTACGTTGAGACAGCAAAGGCTTATGGGTTTCCGGTCACGCTTTTTGCGCACCCGGAGGTAGCGCTTGAGAACGCAGATCTGCTTCAGACGCTACAGGATCAGGGCGCGTGTTTGGGGCTGCATTTGCATCCATACAAGCTCAGAGGGGGGAGATACAAATACGATCTGGGCGCGTATTCTGCGCATGTGCAGCGCGAGATTATTCAAGAGGCAATGGAGATATGGGCGTCTGCGCTGGGCAAGGCACCCCGTTATTTCAGGGCGGGTTATTTTTCGGCCAATGATTGCACATTTGACGTGCTGCGCGAACTGGGATTTGTGGGCGGCAGTCTTTCAAATCCGGGGCGGGTTCTACCCGCGCACTGCAGTGTTTGGGCCGGTGCAGAGCCCTATCCTCACCGGGCGCATCTGGGATTTCGTTTGATTCGAGGAAATAGCGACTTTATCAATGTGCCGGTATCCGCAGCATTTGGCAGGCCGGTTGCCCAGGGCCATGCGGGCGAGCAGGGTTATGAATGGTCCTATGTCCCGCACACGTACGACCACAAGGCAATTATTCGGGATGTGCTAAATCGTTTCCGAACCGAAGATCCCCGGTTTGGCACCCTTGTGACAGACAGCCATAATGACCAGGATTATT
This window of the Gemmatimonadota bacterium genome carries:
- a CDS encoding amidohydrolase family protein, which codes for MIDAHLHLTHNGRSAEETITHIEAIGAEKAVMLPIEDGDDEFGWMTEDIVKAHRDYPDTIIPFCHVDVTREDAVTELEKRAASGIFKGYGEQKQHLRLDDPRLEKVLAICNELNWPVTWHFQEGARGYNQGIEHLEVLLKKFSNIKFIGHAQSWWAHISADVPAPEETLYPTGAVKPGGLIDRLLADYPNIFADLSAGSGLGGLTRDEDFTAGFLARHGKKLMFATDCPCRDGKGAGLSRGACFAQLSLPFLKRMLAPNALEDILHNNAVMILNL
- a CDS encoding polysaccharide deacetylase family protein, with the translated sequence MKKVYVLLTMDCETARSDVTSHARRMSGSGPADYRESERSIYFYVETAKAYGFPVTLFAHPEVALENADLLQTLQDQGACLGLHLHPYKLRGGRYKYDLGAYSAHVQREIIQEAMEIWASALGKAPRYFRAGYFSANDCTFDVLRELGFVGGSLSNPGRVLPAHCSVWAGAEPYPHRAHLGFRLIRGNSDFINVPVSAAFGRPVAQGHAGEQGYEWSYVPHTYDHKAIIRDVLNRFRTEDPRFGTLVTDSHNDQDYSDPGHPARQNLELILRSIGDFCGQMEMIPVGITLDALCELVLADGDA